From the genome of Lasioglossum baleicum chromosome 13, iyLasBale1, whole genome shotgun sequence, one region includes:
- the Nachrbeta1 gene encoding nicotinic acetylcholine receptor beta1, producing MHFCLRLARLLLISAAFCVGMCSEDEERLVRDLFRGYNKLIRPVQNMTEKVHVNFGLAFVQLINVNEKNQIMKSNVWLRFIWTDYQLQWDEADYGGIGVLRLPPDKVWKPDIVLFNNADGNYEVRYKSNVLIYPNGDVLWVPPAIYQSSCTIDVTYFPFDQQTCIMKFGSWTFNGDQVSLALYNNKDFVDLSDYWKSGTWDIISVPAYLNTYQGEFPTETDITFYIIIRRKTLFYTVNLILPTVLISFLCVLVFYLPAEAGEKVTLGISILLSLVVFLLLVSKILPPTSLVLPLIAKYLLFTFIMNTVSILVTVIIINWNFRGPRTHRMPQLIRKIFLKYLPTILLMRRPKKTRLRWMMEIPNVTLPTSTYSGSPTELPKHLPGSLAKSKMEVMELSNLHHPNCKINRKVPHTTSGSSAAGGEGLADRRGSESSDSVLLSPEASKATEAVEFIAEHLRNEDLYIQTREDWKYVAMVIDRLQLYIFFIVTTAGTIGILMDAPHIFEYVDQDHIIEIYRGK from the exons ATGCATTTTTGTTTGCGGCTCGCGCGTCTTCTCCTGATATCCGCGGCTTTTTGCGTCG GTATGTGCTCCGAAGATGAGGAGAGGTTGGTCCGAGATCTGTTCAGAGGATACAACAAACTCATCAGACCAGTTCAGAATATGACGGAGAAGGTGCACGTGAACTTCGGCCTGGCTTTCGTACAGCTGATCAACGTG AATGAGAAAAATCaaattatgaagtcaaacgtgtGGCTGAGATTCATTTGGACGGATTATCAATTGCAATGGGACGAGGCTGACTATGGCGGTATTGGAGTACTCAGGTTGCCGCCCGACAAAGTATGGAAACCCGATATTGTGTTATTTAACAA CGCGGACGGCAACTACGAAGTGCGCTACAAAAGCAACGTTCTAATTTATCCGAATGGCGACGTCCTCTGGGTGCCTCCAGCGATTTACCAGAGTTCGTGCACTATCGACGTCACGTATTTCCCGTTCGATCAGCAGACCTGCATCATGAAATTCGGATCTTGGACTTTCAACGGTGACCAAGTCTCATTGGCCCTCTACAACAACAAGGACTTCGTGGACCTGTCTGATTACTGGAAAAGTGGCACTTGGGACATCATTAGCGTGCCAGCGTACTTGAACACCTACCAGGGCGAATTTCCAACAGAGACGGACATCACCTTCTACATTATTATCAGACGCAAGACTTTATTCTACACGGTGAACTTGATCCTTCCGACAGTTCTGATCTCTTTCCTCTGCGTGCTGGTCTTTTATCTTCCCGCGGAAGCTGGCGAGAAAGTGACGCTGGGAATCAGTATTCTACTATCGTTGGTCGTGTTTTTGTTGCTGGTCAGCAAAATCCTGCCACCGACGTCGCTCGTGCTACCGTTGATCGCCAAGTACCTCCTATTCACCTTCATCATGAACACCGTCAGTATTCTGGTGACCGTTATCATCATCAACTGGAACTTCCGTGGACCCCGGACACACAGGATGCCGCAGTTGATCAGAAAGATCTTCCTCAAGTATCTGCCGACCATATTGCTGATGAGAAGACCGAAGAAGACCAGGCTCAGGTGGATGATGGAGATACCGAACGTGACATTGCCCACTTCTACTTACTCAGGAAGCCCGACAGAGTTACCGAAACACCTGCCAGGCTCGTTGGCCAAGTCGAAGATGGAAGTCATGGAGCTGTCCAATCTTCATCATCCGAACTGTAAGATCAACAGAAAGGTTCCTCATACCACCAGCGGTTCGAGCGCTGCTGGAGGAGAGGGTTTGGCCGATAGAAGGGGATCCGAGAGCTCGGATTCGGTGCTACTCAGCCCGGAAGCTAGCAAGGCTACCGAGGCTGTCGAATTTATTGCTGAACACTTGAGAAACGAGGATTTGTACATACAG ACAAGGGAAGATTGGAAGTACGTAGCAATGGTAATTGACCGACTACAGTTGTACATCTTCTTCATCGTAACAACCGCGGGTACCATCGGGATCCTGATGGACGCGCCACATATATTCGAGTACGTGGACCAGGATCATATTATAGAGATCTATCGTGGAAAATAA